The nucleotide sequence CCGCATCGCTTTCCTTATTgatctctctcttcttcttcgcGCTCTTCGTAGTTCTGTTGCGGTTTGTTCTGATTATTCTGCTGTTGTTCCTAATCGTCTTCAGATTAAGCTTGTTAAGAAAGTTAATCAGAATTGTACTGTTGCGATGccgtttttgacttttgaaacGCGTGGTTTTAAATCTGCTGTTATTCAAGATATTCCTATTTCTAAACCTTTGTCTAGGGCTCAGGTTGTTGAACTTCAGAATGCGCTTGATATGGCTCAGGATATTCCTCAAACGCTTATTCAGGTTATCATCATAATTAAGTCATTGTTTTTTGGAGTTCGATTTTCAATTAGGTCTgatttatgttgtattttggttttgaaatgTTAGTTAGTTGAAATTAGTGGATTTGAAGTTCACTATATATGAAGCACCGACACACACATGGATACTGGATATGACTTTGGCACGTCGACACCAGTGATAATatgagaaaatgaattgattGCATTTGCATGTAATCACACCTGTCAGTGTATTGTCGATGTCAGACAGTGGCACATGTCAGACACCGGACACACATTCGATCAGAGGTGGTACTACATAGTTTAGTATAGAGTTCAATGGTGACTAATGTATGATATTTCATTGAAATTAGTGTATTTGAAATTAGCTATCAAATGCTATGAAGCACCAGCATAGACACCGTACACGACACGGACATTGGTAAAAAGTttaagaaatgaattaattgaacaCTGTCAGTGTTGTTTCATTGTTGGACACCGCGACATGCCTTCCATCAcaaagtgtcggtgctacagagTCTGATATAGTTTGATACGGACACCAgtgataatttgataaaaaggAAATCATTAAATGGAATCTCAATCTCATGTATATGTGTCGTATCGGTGTCCTATACTGACGCGTGTTTAAGGCCAAACGTGCCTTTAAATCTGAAGTGTCTGTGATACATAGCTATAGAGTTCAATCGAGACAAATTTAGGTTGTTTTGACACCGCACATGCCCTAATTATGTGTTTGCTATCATGATAGAAAGTGTCAGAACTGATTATGCCTCTATCTAATGCCATGAAGAAGCAGTGACACAGACCTGAAAGTTAGATACGATGCCAACATTGATATGTAGACACGAGTAATAATTTCAGAAAAGTGGTCCTATGTAATTACACGTGTCTCTATTGGTTGTCGAACACTGACATGTGTCGGTTACTCATAAACACCTTCAATTAGAAATGTTGGTGTTACATAGATCAGATGTGATTTTAGGAATAGTAGTAATTtacatacaattttattttgaactgAAAAATTTACATTCATTTTTGCATTAAAGttgcttttagaaaaataatcatCAAAACTTCAATCAGTGTTGCTGAGTCTGAAAGTCCAAGTTACTTAAAAAAGGAATAGAAATTGGAAGAATGTGATGTTTCGAGATATTTGTAGAAGAAAAGTAGTTGAAAGATCGAAGCACTATAAATAAACCGAGACAGAGAATATCTTTCCCCCTGCAGATTCTTTTTAGCATGGAATTCAATACTAACGGAATACCAAATACACTCCTCAACAGACTAGAGTAGCTGAAAGAAGAGTGAAATGATTATGGATATGGTCAGATGGCTAAAGGTTTAAAAACTGCCTAAGGGATTTTAGGCTGAAAAAGTTGCTAGCTAGTAGTTACAGCTAGTAGTTAGTTTGTTTTCTGAGTGAGCATTGATTGCTGGTTagatattttttggatatacgGGTTAGCCACTAGTAGCAAATTGTTTCAGGTTTTTACAGTCAGCTATAGTTGTTAGTTTAATTATTCAGTTATTTTGCTCAGTTAATTTTTACTTCCAATACAGGTGCCTGATTTGAATCAGTTGCTTAACTTAGTGGATCGGATGAAACATGTGGGTGATGCAGTGAATGTGTCCATAAGTAAGTACGGGGATTTGACAGTGCAGGTTTCAACCACATTGATCAGCCTTGGAGCTGAGTTTCGAAAGCTGTTGGTGATCGGCGAGCAAGCAAATGCCCCTGCTGAGGATCAAAATCTCAGTGCTCAGACGCGGTCCTCAAGGTCAATTTTGAGAGGAGATGCTCAATCGGTGCAGGTGAGTGTGAAGCACTTTGCAAAGAGTCTGCAGTGTCACTTGGCCAAACCAGATTGTGCTTTCTATGGGATTGCTCCCCAGGGCAGTTGTTTGACAGTGATATTCCAATTCTTCATCCCCGGTACCCGTCAGACTGATAAATCAATCAGCTATCATTGCAGGCTTCCTATTCTTGACCCTGGTACTGGTTAAAATTCAACACTCTATCGACCGTGTAAATTCTGTTTGTGATGAGCTTAGCAGTTTATTTGGGGAAATGTCAAGTTAATAAACTAACTACTTGGCATggttttaaatagaaaatatcatattagtttgatttgtttgcTGTACTTAAGGCCACATTTATGTTACATCAGTATAACTTGTATGAGTAAGCGAATGCTACGGTCACAAACTTGGACCACATTAGAATTGTTTTTTGGAGGTGATCGCAGTTTTTATCGAGTTCGAGTTTGTCATTCACATCTCATGTCATTTGTCGGCACCAGGCTTGTGTTAGTATCTTGTTATGTTTGTTGCTGGGTTGCAATTGGATGTGGGGTCATTGGGTGATGGAGCAATTTCTGTGGACTTTTGGTTTTATTGCTATTGCTTCCCATGTGTCTGAGGCGCGTGCATTGTGGCGTGGTGGGTTTTGGTTTTGTTAGTGTTTACTGTTTACTAGTTTGCAGACTAATGTTAGGTTAGGTGTAGTGAGGAATTGGGTACTACTGTATTCCTTTTTTTCTCTGATAGCCTACTTTGTTGTGCCTCTTAAGAAATTTGATTGCTATATAAGTTTATCACCCTCATGTTAAAAGTAAATCGAttagttcaaaatgaaaaccaGCTTAGGCTGCCCTCTCCTCCTTCTGTGAATGTTAAAAGAAATGACAACAATATATACTCTTGAGGTCTAGGTAGAACTCCTCTCGGTCAAATAACTacgttaatatttttattttttatttttttatttttaatacaaacaGTTTTTaaatgaccaaaaaaatattcaggGATGACATTTTTACTAAACCAACCTTAATAACTATCTGTGTTTCCCACAATCTTAGAGTGCAAATGAAGCTCCACCGATCTCCTtagctaacttgtgccctttgTTAGCATTCCATCCAAAGCTCTGCAACATAGGCAAAAGCAAAACCCATTGATTTAGAGAAACCATATAAACTGAGAGGATCTTAACTCAAATTCAATGACCATTAGCTCCATGAAGGACACCACAACCAATCATGATTAAGCCACGCCATCAATGTTAACTCTATCCCatatataaaaacatttataaactaaaaagaaacaatttataaataattttcataaaatgaactgaaataaaataaattggatAAATAAAGTATAATGAATATTGTCCCTGTCAACATAGTTTAGTTGGCAGGGATAATATATTGTTATATGTAGAAGTTgaagttcgaacctcagacacctcatttattcatcttaaaaagtgaattttagtCATTatattacttgataaaaaaaaaatatagtttcatTGAATTTGACTTAGTTGATAGGGATATTACGATATGCAATGGTTGGAGTTCGAAACTCAAAATCTCCGTTTATTCACCTCAACAAGATAGAatgacatgtatatttctaGCCACTATACTCTtcacaaaaaaagtaaaattaaatagtCATTTTTTCACCGGTAGTCATCTTCTtgtttggtccctattttattttttttggtattgtGGCCCCTATATATTTATACCATTATACAGCGACAATACAAAAGTAAATTActaattaactattttttaattgtatatttttctaggcaaaattacacttaacaaattaaaaaaaaaaaaattaaattgaaattgaaatctatgcctaaaataaaatattaaatcataGTAAAATGCACTTTTAATCTCTAACATTTAGAAtaataccaaaaaataaataaattttttaattaattaattaatttgttttttaaaagattattattatgttaattgttatgctAGTTTCCCtcaaatttattaatttggGTAAAGGGGTTCAATCCACATCATCTTCCTCATgttaaaaggaaaagaaaatgcgCGATATATATGATTTGAAGTGGAATAATTGACGATTCCCCACTGACACAGGGCAAGATAATTGTTTGCAGCAGAAACAGGTTAGGATTAAAGGAGAAAGCAATGGAAAATGAATCATCGGCTCCCAATTCGCATGATTCCATCTGCCCAATCTGCCTTGGACCCTTCATTCAACCTTCCTACCTCGATCACTGTTTACACCAATTTTGCTTCAATTGCATTTTACGCTGGATCAAAGTTGTTTCTGGAAAACACTACCATACTCCTCCACCTTCTTCTTCTGTTAAATGCCCCCTTTGTAAGGTTTGcttatttctctctctccaCCTTAGTTATATTAGTAATTTCATTTATCTATCATACTAATCTCTATGATTATGCAGACAGATAATTTTTCTATCATACATGGAGTAGATGGTACTTGCTTTCAACGCCATTATATAAATACCAATCTTCAAGATGATTGGTTTGTTTCACTATCacttgcttttatttttaaactatcTAGTACAAATTATTacaatcattttataatttgCACTTATATTTGTCCTTGCAGTTTTGTTTTGTCAAGAGCACACAGATATAGATTACAATGCTATTATACTCAACAAGGTTTTCTACTCTACCACCTTTCATTTAACTAATTTCTTACTGTTGTCCGTGTCATTTGATTTGTATAGAATATTTGATATACTTTTAactctatgctttatttttaccttttttgAGTAGGTTGCGTGGAAGATATATTCAATGTATTACAATATTGGAAATCTCGTAAGTATAATCAGCAAAACAACTGGCTTCAAACTTGGTTAAGACGGGAAATTCAAGCTCTTACCCAGGTTAGTTAATTTGTCAGATTAGTGGCTTGTTAGTGTATTCGCTTTCATGTCGGTGTAAATTGTTCACATCCTAACCAGTTATATACTATGTGGATTCACATCATGTTGCATTTTCTTGGGTCCTACTGTTTGCATGTGTCTAATTATTAGTGATTGCATTGTCCTTCATAACTAGTATCACCAATGTAGTCAAACACAAGATTTTAAGTAGGAGTGGCAGGCTGTTGAAAGATCATAAACATGAGGGTCTTAACACGATTTGTAAGACAGGGTCGTAACACGcacataaaaattataatacatgAACAAAATAACTTATAAGCAGCTCAAAAGACATATTCCATAGAAACAACTCCAATGGCCAGCCTAACTCGTTTCTTTTACACGATCCTGGTAGCAAACTCTCTATCCTGACCACAAAATCTgcaaaaacaaacttttgtgAAATTGCAGCACGGTTGAGGAGCCATGGCACGTAAGATCATACAATCCTATGACCCAGCATTCGACCTTGACTACACTGAGTACCAAGGTTATTACTATCTTTTGATACAAAATTGAATCCAATTGATGTGAATTCCTAGCgtatatatattttggattTGAATCTCATATTGAATCCTGATAAATCTCGATTCTTTACAATGAATCACTACCAAAAACTAGTTTACTGTAATCTGCcactgtttttgttgttgttgccgTTGTATAGTCAACGactttttatttgtcatttgatttatgaCTTGAATCTTAAATTGTTGAGATTCGTATATGATATGTAAGCTTATAATTTATCTTATCACTTGTTTTTACGaacaatatcatatttttattagtaATGTATCTTATAATTCATAATAAGATTCGATTCACAATATGGATCTCGATTTGTTAACCATGAATACTACTTTTTCTTGACTCGTACTTCACTTTGCTTAATCTTTAGGAGGAGGATGTTGACATCATTGTGCACCATATATTTGGTGTGGTCAAAACATCATGGACAGGGTAAGTTTCTTTATGCATTTTAAGTTGATATAatagtataaaattatttgaatatgaaaAAGAGTGATGTTCTTGTTGCTGTTAATTCTTATTCTCCATTAGAGAGCAGAAGTCTCACATAAAAGAACCTGAAAAGAAACAGGAGGAGTTCATGATGTCAGTCTCTGAAGCAGCTAGGCCTTTCCTGGGAGCAAGAACCGACAGATTTGTGTATGAGATTCAACTATTTCTTGCTTCGGGATTGAATATTGAAGCTTATGATGCGGTTTATATTCAACGATTAGGATGGAGCTCACCCGGGGAAAACACTGAAGTTTCTCAAAATGAGTTGGTTGATCGCACTACTGTGATTCCATACCTGTACATATTTGATGATGACTCTGATGGAACTGAGTAGATTCctttttgttctatttttctcatttgtttGTTGTAATCCTCGAAAGGCGCGGTGGTAAATTTTACATATATGAAAGAGCGATATTATGGGTTAGGATCCTCTCTAGTTACAGTACAGTTCCCTGTCCAAGGGCCTGAAGTTGTGAACATAAACTTTTAATGGGTTGGTATTATGTAGCAACAATTTTTACTGTCTTGATCTTATGGAGTTCTAAGTTCTAACAAGATTGCTGGAGGATTTATTTTCCGCTATTGAATATCAAAAGCCTGATTCTTTAAGCTTTTACCAGCTAGCTAACAACATTTGTTTATACATCAATTTAGACTTTGGACTTATTTCAACTTCACAAAATTGGCTTATGAGATGAGAATTGACTTAAAACGGTTGGAACgttaaatgaataaattatatgtaaaaaatgcaataagaataataatatgGAGGAAAAAAGAAACGTAAGTGTTTGGAAAATGAAAATAGTGTAAATGAgtaaaaagttaaaatgaatgaaataaagaataatatgGAAAAAAACgcaatatctttgttggatacaCAGAAGGACAAAGCAATTGGAAGGTGACTGTGTCACTGACTTTTGGATTGGCCAATCAAAAATTAGATGTTTGGCTATCCTCAAAACTCAATCATACGGGCAGTGAAATTTGTACTGAGAAGAGAAGCTCCTTAATCAATCATTGTAAGTTTGTAACCCACAACACAAGTGAAGAGGCACTGCTGTTATCATCTGTGAGT is from Medicago truncatula cultivar Jemalong A17 chromosome 1, MtrunA17r5.0-ANR, whole genome shotgun sequence and encodes:
- the LOC11408723 gene encoding uncharacterized protein — encoded protein: MKFKAFMTETGVNLLEKRFIPSLEKTAKTCHLYFTKTHTLFLHNLLNGDGIQSIAQFTNQLLFDDFKISSQNDDRIAFLIDLSLLLRALRSSVAVCSDYSAVVPNRLQIKLVKKVNQNCTVAMPFLTFETRGFKSAVIQDIPISKPLSRAQVVELQNALDMAQDIPQTLIQVPDLNQLLNLVDRMKHVGDAVNVSISKYGDLTVQVSTTLISLGAEFRKLLVIGEQANAPAEDQNLSAQTRSSRSILRGDAQSVQVSVKHFAKSLQCHLAKPDCAFYGIAPQGSCLTVIFQFFIPGTRQTDKSISYHCRLPILDPGTG
- the LOC11406437 gene encoding uncharacterized protein isoform X1, which translates into the protein MENESSAPNSHDSICPICLGPFIQPSYLDHCLHQFCFNCILRWIKVVSGKHYHTPPPSSSVKCPLCKTDNFSIIHGVDGTCFQRHYINTNLQDDCFVLSRAHRYRLQCYYTQQGCVEDIFNVLQYWKSRKYNQQNNWLQTWLRREIQALTQEEDVDIIVHHIFGVVKTSWTGEQKSHIKEPEKKQEEFMMSVSEAARPFLGARTDRFVYEIQLFLASGLNIEAYDAVYIQRLGWSSPGENTEVSQNELVDRTTVIPYLYIFDDDSDGTE
- the LOC11406437 gene encoding uncharacterized protein isoform X2 — protein: MNHRLPIRMIPSAQSALDPSFNLPTSITVYTNFASIAFYAGSKLFLENTTILLHLLLLLNAPFTDNFSIIHGVDGTCFQRHYINTNLQDDCFVLSRAHRYRLQCYYTQQGCVEDIFNVLQYWKSRKYNQQNNWLQTWLRREIQALTQEEDVDIIVHHIFGVVKTSWTGEQKSHIKEPEKKQEEFMMSVSEAARPFLGARTDRFVYEIQLFLASGLNIEAYDAVYIQRLGWSSPGENTEVSQNELVDRTTVIPYLYIFDDDSDGTE